One region of Kiritimatiellia bacterium genomic DNA includes:
- a CDS encoding SurA N-terminal domain-containing protein, whose product MKKLSAYFLLLLCFPLFAAGEPVPVDGYAAVVNDKVITVSDVLKAMEPLERQIRETYFDDTLADKLDAAYANTLDSLIERELILCSFAAQKQFALPDSVVDSRIDEIVRNKFNNNRAEMRKVLDQEGLTFEEWRQNYKNSLIVALLREREVDGKVVITPQAVRAAYENAGEKYRIPEQQEVRAIVIDCGGTKEEDDLKLKQAEDIRRRLLNGESFEELARQASEDQKASAGGYWGWIDPDTRRTEIAAVLKTLAVGDISPVISVGDELYIFRVEGRKNSSVVPFETVCDSIWNELRKKEMKRLYDEWIERLKKNAYIKKF is encoded by the coding sequence ACTTTTGCTGTGTTTTCCTCTCTTTGCCGCCGGCGAGCCGGTCCCGGTGGATGGTTATGCGGCGGTGGTGAATGACAAGGTCATCACCGTTTCCGACGTTTTGAAAGCCATGGAACCCCTTGAGCGGCAGATCCGCGAAACATATTTTGACGACACGCTCGCGGACAAGCTTGACGCCGCCTATGCGAACACGCTGGATTCCCTGATTGAGCGCGAGCTGATCTTGTGCAGTTTCGCGGCGCAGAAACAGTTTGCCCTGCCGGACAGCGTGGTTGACAGCCGGATTGACGAAATTGTCCGCAACAAGTTCAACAATAACCGGGCGGAGATGCGCAAGGTCCTTGATCAGGAAGGGCTGACCTTTGAGGAATGGCGGCAAAACTACAAAAATTCGCTGATCGTGGCTCTTTTGCGTGAGAGGGAGGTTGACGGCAAGGTCGTGATTACACCGCAGGCGGTTCGCGCGGCCTACGAAAACGCCGGGGAAAAATACCGGATTCCGGAGCAACAGGAAGTGCGCGCCATAGTGATTGATTGCGGCGGCACGAAGGAGGAGGATGACCTCAAGCTTAAACAGGCCGAGGATATCCGCAGACGCCTTCTGAACGGCGAATCGTTTGAAGAGTTGGCCAGGCAGGCCTCGGAAGACCAGAAGGCGTCCGCCGGCGGCTACTGGGGCTGGATTGACCCGGATACCCGCCGGACGGAAATTGCCGCGGTCCTCAAAACTCTGGCGGTCGGAGATATCAGCCCCGTCATTTCCGTCGGGGATGAGTTATATATTTTCCGGGTTGAAGGGCGCAAAAACTCATCGGTGGTGCCGTTTGAAACGGTATGCGATTCCATCTGGAATGAGCTCCGGAAAAAGGAAATGAAACGGCTTTATGACGAATGGATTGAACGGCTGAAAAAGAATGCCTATATCAAGAAGTTCTGA
- a CDS encoding glycosyltransferase, with protein sequence MKRIVKPSALPPQTTDTIIPRNALLFEVAWEVCRQLGGIYTVIRSKAPRMIENWGNRYFMIGPYNPVTAAIEFEETPPSGAVANAIAEMKTRGFNAHYGRWLISGRPQVILLDTHGAMHKLNEIKYYLWEHHRIGTPSDDDELNHVITFGFLVQEFFSALAKEKESLPPVIAHFHEWMAGTAIPEMRRLKLPAAIVFTTHATLLGRYIAMTDPWFYDHLPFVNWENDARRFNIEARVRLERAAAHGAHVFSTVSNVTALECKYLIQREVDQVLPNGINVERFTARHESENLHVVYKERINQFVIGHFFPSYNFNLDRTLYFFTSGRHEYRNKGFDLTLEALARLNARLKQAGGDLTVVMFIISRRPFRSIIAEALNNKAMTEELYNTCMMVRDQVGARLFKATSTGRLPDFNALVDESHMMRLKRIMQAWRTNRLPPIVTHDLFDQDHDEVLNQLRVCNMVNQPEDPVKIIYHPDFMTMANPLFSLEYDQFVRGCHLGLFPSYYEPWGYTPLECLARNVPAVASDLSGFGSYILHRSPDCQQNGLFVVKRKNNSYVAAAEELAGYLFAFCQLDTRERIALRFHAQELAEEFDWKQLIGYYHRVHAMAFQKMA encoded by the coding sequence ATGAAAAGGATTGTAAAACCCAGCGCCCTTCCGCCGCAAACCACCGACACCATAATTCCGCGCAATGCACTGCTCTTTGAGGTTGCATGGGAAGTCTGCCGGCAACTGGGCGGCATTTACACCGTCATTCGCTCCAAAGCGCCCCGCATGATTGAAAACTGGGGCAACCGCTATTTCATGATCGGCCCTTACAACCCGGTTACGGCGGCGATTGAGTTTGAGGAAACGCCCCCTTCCGGCGCGGTGGCGAACGCCATCGCCGAGATGAAAACGCGGGGATTTAACGCGCATTACGGGCGCTGGCTCATATCGGGGCGGCCCCAGGTCATCCTGCTTGACACGCACGGCGCCATGCACAAGTTGAACGAGATCAAATACTACTTGTGGGAGCACCACCGCATTGGAACTCCGTCGGACGACGACGAACTGAACCACGTGATTACCTTCGGTTTTCTGGTCCAGGAATTTTTCAGCGCGCTGGCAAAAGAAAAAGAGAGCCTGCCGCCGGTAATCGCCCATTTTCACGAATGGATGGCCGGCACGGCGATCCCGGAGATGCGCCGGCTCAAACTTCCCGCGGCCATTGTCTTCACCACCCACGCCACCCTGCTCGGGCGCTATATCGCCATGACCGACCCCTGGTTTTACGACCATCTGCCGTTTGTCAACTGGGAAAACGACGCGCGGCGGTTCAACATTGAGGCGCGGGTGCGGCTGGAGCGCGCGGCGGCGCACGGCGCGCACGTTTTCAGCACGGTCAGCAATGTAACCGCGCTGGAATGCAAATATCTAATTCAGCGCGAGGTTGACCAGGTCCTGCCGAACGGAATCAACGTGGAAAGATTCACCGCGCGCCACGAGTCGGAAAACCTGCACGTGGTCTACAAGGAACGAATCAATCAGTTCGTCATCGGCCATTTTTTCCCGAGTTACAATTTCAACCTTGACCGCACGCTCTATTTTTTCACTTCGGGCCGCCACGAATACCGCAACAAGGGTTTTGACCTCACGCTGGAGGCGTTGGCGCGCCTGAACGCGCGGTTGAAACAAGCCGGCGGCGATTTGACCGTGGTCATGTTCATTATTTCGCGCCGGCCCTTCCGCTCAATCATCGCCGAAGCGCTGAACAACAAGGCCATGACGGAAGAGCTTTACAACACCTGCATGATGGTCAGGGATCAGGTCGGCGCGCGCCTCTTCAAGGCCACCTCAACCGGGCGCCTGCCCGACTTTAATGCGCTCGTTGATGAATCCCACATGATGCGCCTGAAACGCATCATGCAGGCCTGGCGGACCAACCGTCTCCCGCCGATTGTTACCCATGACCTGTTTGACCAGGACCACGATGAAGTCCTGAATCAGTTGCGCGTGTGCAACATGGTAAACCAGCCGGAGGATCCGGTCAAAATCATTTATCATCCGGATTTCATGACAATGGCTAACCCGCTTTTCAGCCTGGAATACGACCAGTTCGTCCGCGGCTGTCATCTGGGCCTGTTCCCCAGCTATTATGAGCCCTGGGGTTACACGCCCCTGGAATGCCTTGCCCGAAACGTTCCCGCGGTGGCTTCGGACCTTTCCGGCTTCGGCAGTTATATTTTGCATCGTTCGCCCGACTGCCAGCAGAACGGCCTGTTCGTTGTCAAACGGAAAAACAACTCATATGTCGCCGCCGCGGAGGAACTGGCCGGATATCTTTTCGCTTTCTGCCAGCTTGACACGCGCGAACGCATTGCCCTCCGTTTCCATGCCCAGGAACTGGCCGAAGAGTTTGACTGGAAACAATTGATCGGATATTATCACCGGGTTCATGCCATGGCCTTTCAAAAGATGGCATAG